The genomic interval aaatCCTAAATATCGGGtttagatatcggtagtgtggacgtagccattgttaacaaaagtaccgtctaaaagcgagccatcgaagagagagacggaaagtcagaaaagagacaagagagagagagagaaagaccaaatttagcaaacaatgaacaaactctgccgcgcagagttttcaCAGCaccatttttggaggctgagagcgattctatacATTCTACTTCTAtttctggcacccaaaaattccACACATCGAGTTTTACCCCCGCcgactatcatactaacgaaaattctagttccaaatattccgtattcgcgattttcatggcaacgaTTATCGTGTGCGCTAttacaatgtgcgaaataatccgtttaccatagtGCACATGCACACTCAGACCGAATCCACATATTTTTTTGCCGCGACTCGAAACTCGGCCAAAATAAAGAGGAGGCATAATATtgtcggtaaacggactactagtcatatgtgaactagtcacaggacaaccggtcactcTTGATCGGTCACAAGTGATCATCCGTcatactaaaactggtcacactctAAAAGTGGTcatgagaaaactggtcacacccgaaaattagtcacaAAAGTTTAGACCAGtattagtgtgacgggtgatcgcgtgtgaccgatctagagcgaccggttgtcctgtgaccggttcacacttgactagtaatcaccgaatcaATATTGTCGTATTGAATTGTGTTGATTGATATAAAAGTTGTTATGGCCGAATGTGTGTGGAGTTAGCTGCGCGCGCCATCGTCGTTGGTTGACAGAAAATTCTCGAATCGTGTCGAGGGTGAAGTGAGGTAGCTGAGGGATGAGTTCTGGTACTAATAAACCGACACCACCTTCCACAACACCCAATGTCGATACAGAAGTAATCGTAccactttttttattactttactctCATTTTCTATATACCGACAATACCTTATGTTATCTTTACAGCCCGTTTTTCTTGTAACAAATTCACCACAATAATCTTCTTTAATCTTTTACGTATCGAATTCATTGGGTGTTCTTTTATATGTGAAAAGTGGACAAGTGACTTGAGTGACTGGTTAAAtgcataaaggtctgttcatacctatcctgcaggtgtcctgcaagtgcggatagtattctttggtacattatgtatatggacgtattcgtactccattcgcgcatgcacatttacgcattcatgcgcgtccatatagaatgtactaaagaatactgtccgtacttgcaggattcgggtcgtgctggataggtatgaaaaGACCTTTATACGTACATAATGCGATTTATCATATCCTTTCTAAAGGTTTTATATCCCTTTCACTTCCTTCTATTAAACAAATGTATAATTGCAACAGCTATTACGCTTCTTTTTTTTAGTACAAAATTTCGAgcacttttttattaattattaaattaaattaaatacagggCTGCAGAGTCGGATCAACATTTACTGGCTCCAACTctgactttattttatgattcagtCCAATTTGAACGATTTTTGGTTTTGGCCGTCTTGACAAcgcttaaaattattaattgtaaaaataatagcaattttcaaaatataaaaagtaattaaaaaaatcattaaagatTTACATGTAAACCCAATTTACTGAATTATTGATATAGAAATGTTTATTAGTACATTCATAGTGAGtacatcacggcatcgaaaggtcgaaagatcaaaaaagcaaatatcgcaaagcaaagattgaaaatacaaagatcttaagtccaaagatcaaaaagaatgtatgcatggtaaacggtactatgtatatataatatgggtgatgagccagaatgttaaattacagaaaacacaaatatcggacggcaaagatcgaaaatcgaaagatcttaagtcgaaagatcaaaaaaaaatggtgcatggtaaacggtacatactcacttaatttgcgcaagcagggtacaacaggaacaagaggaacaggcttttcctcccgtattctgcgcgcgcacaataatacgggaggaaaagcctgttcctgttgtatcctgctcgcgcaaattaagtgagtatgtaccgtttaccatgcaccctttttttttgatctttcgacttgagatctttcgattttcgatctttgccttccgatatttgcgttttccggcgtttcacattcgggaccgtgaggtagacccatataatatatatcagtggcatgcggtgaaaagacctctctttttgtcgtacagccttgcttaatgtgcgtgggcaggatacgggaggaaaatcctgttcctcttgtatcctgctcgcgcaaattaagtgaggctgtacaactgttttaccgcacgccactgatatatatgtactacccgcttttcatatgtattcatggtaacgaacattttcgacttttcaatgcggtgacggtcaccgattcatagtgtatgtatatgaatttcatatacgaataaatcaatgcgaaaaatgaaaattaaaagaagtatgagacagaggaaacaatcggttttggcctccaaacatcaaaatacctgcaattcaacgattttatttataatgtaatttaaaatcatgatttttataaagaaattattaaatttaaattcatttgtggatttacttcaataaaatttttaacacatactgctaattattataaaagagTTGGAGTAGGTTGTTTTTTTACTCCACTTGAAATGCTCCAGcctacataaaatacatatatggttatTATGTTTTAATCAACATCGGTGACACTTTTTTATATAAGCTAAATTACTGAATTTTTCGACTAAGAAATACGTGTACATATTAATACTTAAGTTTATATGCTCATCTGTTGTTCAgttcattaaaaatgtatttttttattataggttTTGGATGCACGAACATCCACTATAAATGATCAAGTATTAAACCACATAAAGTTTGAACACAAAATCGAGCAGTCCTTAAAACAGTCTCAAAAAGAAACTCACCAAAAAAGAATGCAATCATTGCGAAAAGAATTGGATTATTTAAATAGCACAGCGTGGCAATTTGAGAATAACGGatctttttagttttatatttgtttgaattttcaaaacaaaatggcTTTAACTTTTATTAGCGAATTGGCTGGGTTCGTATGGTTCAAACTTACTTATAAAGAGCCACTAAAAACAGACGACGAAATCTTAGATGAATACATTAGTGCtcatgaaaaagaaaagaattgtATGAGTACCATTGATCCAGATTCCACACTTTTAAAAACCAATTGCATAAAATGCACAggtaaaaatacttttatttattatctaaaCTGTTAtatcgtatatttttataaacatgaaCGTTTATGTTTATCCATTttgaaaatctacagttttcaatattgagaaccaccaaatttggtatggTATGGTGTGTCTCAGATCATactttttgtcaaataaaaacaacCCATTCAATGTTCACCCACCTGAGCAAAGCTGAAAAGTTCGACtccgtgtatatacatatatgtaaatgactaaccggcgttgctcgggtggGTGAAAGCTAATCCTTCCACGATCTTCATTTATGctatttaatttagaaaatgTAATTCATAACAGTTACATTTCGCACGTGTTTATGTCATCCGATGGatgatgaattattttatttagttactagaaaaatttataaaatactatatatttaaaaaatctaaattgattaatttatatatttgatgtatatatttgattgatagtaaatattaaatttaatttcaggcAAAATTACTAGATTAACTGATAGCAGTGGCATCATTGATGGCAGGTTGAAGTTCTCTTTGGAAAATTCTAACCATCTCCAATTGAAAGTAAATGACGtggttaattatttaatatttcaattaaatgaaGATGAGCCACCAAAAGTGTCTAGAATCCTCTCAGTATTAGAAACATTTTGGGACTCTAGTGAAAATGGAAATAAAGAATTTTTACCTCATGGATCCGAACAAGAATACTTTGATATTGTGGATAGAGTTCTGGTTGGTAAAGTCATTAAACGAGAAGGAAGGAATGTTACAATAGAGCCGaacaatgtaaaatttaatttggatCATGTCGTTTCAAATTTTCTTCCCATGGTCGGAGATTGGGTTGAAATATGCGGAAAAGTCCaacaagaaaaaaatgttttattcggAAATGACATTGGTGAAGTAAGTTGTACATAtgcaaaatacaatacaattaatcaaATTCATTACAATcaaatctttatttattttttatgagttATGTAGTTTCTTGATTTCTCTTTAAGATTCTTGAGGTTACTACTCTCGCCTGTCTCCGAAGTGAAATTGTTGAAGGTAAAATTACCAAACTGGAAAAGGATAATGGATGGGGTATTGTTGATAATCGTAtcttgtttaatattttatcatgTAATGCGagctataatttaaaaatcggtGATGAGGTAATtcttacaaataaattttagtatatatacataaaggatctatgaatttaaaaaaaaatttttcaatagGTAATTGTTGACGCTATAGAAAGCGACCAAGGAAAATTATCTTGGCGGGCACTATCAATTGTCGTTAAAACTTCCTATCGAAAGAATACTAGAAAAATTACAACACCAGTTGTATATAACGAAAACAAGAATGGAATAATTATATCAACTAAACTTGACTTTGGCGATATGAAAATTggcgatgaaaataaaatagacgTAGAaatttctaacactaaagattCCACTCAATTTATGTATGGCATACAACATAAATCGGATAAAAATAGTTcacaaattgaaattttacatgATTGTAATAGTTACATTATCATTCCACCCAAAGGCCAAATACGAATAGAATTCAAATGTGTTGCTAGGTTTTTGGGTGTTTCTAAAGagttaattgtatttaaatgtcaAGGCTTTGATTTAACTCGCCAATTTAACATGAAAGTTATCGATCCTAGATGGGCAAAAAATGCACAGACAGCCAATTCTTTAAAATACGAATCTAAGTTGGATATAATTATAGATAATATGAGGTATAAGAAAAAAACGAATTTCATTCCGGGAGTTCGACCTTGCAAGCCTCCACCGTTCATTAAAGTTCGAACACCAATCTACAGCATACCGATTAAACTTTGGGAGGCGTATTTAGAATATTCAGGCTGTTCACAACAAGACGCCAAACATCTTAtagaatttgaaaataaactatCGCTGCCACCTTTTATAAGCATAAACAACtacaatttgaaatttcatacGTTATTGTTTATTGATGAAATACAATATACCATTCGGTATAAAATGTACAATTCTGACAACGTTTTCATGACTACAGTCGGTGAATTTTTTCGTTTGTATATTGAAAATCTTCATGAAAAAAGACCATGCTTACTTGTTGGAGACAGTGTGAGAGTAAAAAACCCgtggaatataaatatgtatgattacGAAGGTTTTATTCACAAAATACAAAGCGATTGTATACTTATTAAATTTTCAGCTGATTTTCATAAGAAGTACAATGGTGAAGATGTGTGTATAGAATTCTTTTTCTCGAGATCTGCTTTTCAAAAGTGTCATTTTGCAATTGATTTAGCGGCCACCCATTTGGGACCACAAATTTTATTTCCAGATAAAATGATTATCAATCAAAATCAGTTAGAAATTGAAGAATCGAATAATGAAACAAATGAATCaaaaggaaatgaaaaaaagtctGATATGGTGAAAGTTAGTTCAGATTTAAATGCAAACAGTGCGTTAAAGATGAGAAAAATCATTTGGTTTAACAAATCACTGAACGAAGTGCAAAAAAATGCTGTCCGGAATATTCTTTGTGGTATAACTAGACCATTGCCATACGTAATTTTTGGTCCTCCTGGTACTGGAAAAACAATGACCTTGATTGAAGTCATTTTACAAATAGTAACTCTGCTACCGAATTCTAGGCTATTGATAGCAACTCCATCGAATAGTGCTGCAAATTCATTATGTGAAAGATTGATCAAGTGTGGTAAATTTCATCCAGGATTTTTGATTAGATTGGTTTCCATGTCGCATATAGCTGGTGGTGGTTTGCCAGACCATCTGAAACCTTTCTGTGCAACCCTGAATGTAAGCTTGGAGAATTCAAATCAATCGAAATTTCGCACCTCTGATGGCATTCGTTTTGAATGTAGCAAATCGTTTATCGGCCGGCACCGTATAACCATAGGAACTTGTGTATGTCTCGGTTCATTAGTCAAAATGGGTTTTCCTGCAGGACATTTTACACATATTTTGGTGGACGAAGCAGGACAAGCTACCGAACCAGAAATCATGATACCATTGGCATTCATCAATAAAAATAGTGGACAAATCATTTTAGCGGGAGACCCTATGCAATTGGGACCAGTGGTTATCTCAGATGCTGCTAAGAAATTGGGCTTGAATCTATCTTTCCTGGAACGTCTACTTGCTTGTTTTCCATATAAAAAAGATTACATCGGCCATGGACGTGAAAACGGAGGATATGATCCACGGCTTGTtacaaaactaaaatataattatcgTTCATTACCAAATATAATACAGTTCAGTAACAAATACTTTTATGACTCGGGTATAGTCTCCACGCTTCATATGAACgacaaaataaaatcacaaatcAATAATCTTGCTAGTGTTTTCGATATGGATGAAAGTAAATATCCTGGAATTTTCTTTCATGGTGTCAGAGGCAACACTTACAGAGGCTATGAAGATCCCTCTTGGTTCAACCCAGAAGAAGCTTCTATGGTTATGTTGTATCTGTGTAAACTATATAAACATAAAGTTGCTTCTGATGACATTGGAATAGTCACACCGTACACTCAGCAGGTATAATATGACGAGTCTCGACATTTAGTTTTCGACCCTTTTCGTGTTCCAtctttgaaatgtattttttttattttcaggtaAAGCACATAAGAGCTTTGGTGAACGATATGGGAATCGCTGTCCCTAAAGTCGGCACCGTTGAAGAATTTCAGGGTCAAGAAAgaaaagttattattttatcCACAGTAAGATCCAATGAAGATTGCCAACAAcatgatattgaaaaattagtAGGTTTCATTGGGCATCCTAAAAGAATGAATGTAGCCTTTACCAGAGCCCAATTTCTTTTGATTATTATAGGCAACCCTCATGTATTGGTTTTAGATTCGTTATGGTCTAATGCTATTCAATATATCATATCACTCAACGGTTATTTGGGGTCTGATATCCCAGCTGAAATGTTGAATTATTGAAACCtttgaattttttgtttttaccaaataaacattaaacaacctagtatgtaatatgtactaaCATATTGAATTTATATGAACATGTAGTTCGTTTATAGTTTTAAGTACTTTTTAGATTTAATAAGTATTTTTGATGTAACGTTAAGCAAAATATGTGCATAGTgactcaattttattatttgtgcaCTACTTTTTGAAACACTGGACTAGTGCTGTGATgttattaacaaataaaaaaaaatatttttcggaaCTGTAATACACATGAAGTTGAAGCAATTGAATTGAATcactacataaaatattttctatagaCTGCATCGTTTCTAATTAATGATCTGTACTTATACTCGAGTCGCATATGGAAAATGCTAGAATCATTTGGggaattatttttgtttctttgtttttaatCGAACAACTGAGTAATGATAAGGACTATGCaaggtatgaaataaaatatttttaaataagtgcccaaaatttatttatataaataaaaatacacatacacagctgaatttatattgtatttcttaatttaaaattcttgaGCTCCCCATCGTATCtaaaaagaaatgaattcggCATTAGATATAATTGTATAATCTTATTATCTATgtaagacaaaataaagtacatCTTGGGTCTTCGCTTTATGTTTTCTTTCAACCAGTGAAGTAAGAGCTTCCGATCGGACAGATAAAGAGTTGATTTTTTCGATGAGTTGTTGATATGGAGACATTGGTTGGGTACCCATTACCACATGGCCCAATTTCGAATCTATTTTGGCATCCAAACGAGCGTTTCTTATCAAATTCACGATCCAGCGTTCAGCATCTTCCGGGTCCATGTTCAACTTCTCAGCCAACATTCTACACAATAAAATCAACACATTTATTGATTATTCATTCACTAGAATAATAATTTGTGTTCGTAAATGAAGAACATTGATATACTCACCCTATACTGATACACTGGTGAATTCTGCAAAACGTTTCGAAAATCATAAGACGAGCATTTTCAACAAATTCATCTATACAGGCAATCAAGAAGAAATCGCTCAATAGAACAGTCTGACACTCGTGCAATTTTTGTCGGGCACCATCAAAATCGAAATTCACATACAAGTGTTCGATAAACTCCGTAATAGGatccctgaaaaaaaaaaaatattaaaaattaattttacatgaATTTCAAACCTAATTttataatacgattttttttttaaatctaaccTGTACGTATAAGATTCTTGCTGAATAACCTTTACTAATTCCTTCAGTGCGTTTCTTCTGGAACGATTTATAATGACTGCGGTAGCAAGATAGCGAAGAATGTGAGGACACATAGTCTGGATCGCATTCAAGTAtctatttgttaaaataaaataagcagtGAAAGTCAAAAACATAAAACTCGCCAAGATCCTAATATTcagatgaaaaattaaattacagtggTTTGTGAAGGAATACATCAATGATAAGATCTCTTCCTTTGATGTGATTGAAGTACACAAATAGACTCCAATGCACGAGCCACGTTCTCTGTTGCAAAACTTGCACATTATTGGAGAATTGATTGTTATCGATGAACTCCCGCAATTTGTTCAGATCCTCCAAAGCTCCATCCCAATTCTGAACCAGAATTTCAGACGCCAATTTACCCCACAAAACAGGCAAATAgttctgaaatatttaaaataacaattttagatttaaaacaAACGAATACAGTTGgcaaaacaaaatatgtagaccAAAGACAGTGTTGCCAACTGTCATTCAGTGCGTTCTGAAAGCCAGTGAGTAAAAATGCTCTCCAGGTTGATTATAAACAAAATTGAGGAAGGAGAGGAGACTGTCTCCATGGAAATTCTATTTCAACGCAATGCTAAAGACCAAGGCGTACACACAAGTAAAAACGGAACTGAAGAGATAGACAACGTCATATATCGAACCCCATGTAAAACAGGTTATCTCAAGCCAAATAAAAAAGACATCAGCAAGTTACTGATCGACACTACAACGGATGCGGATGCTttgattttaaacataaatcAGTGCATTACAACCATGGAAACAATCATAGTAGACGATTCATCGCACATTATATTGACAGAAATGGAGGACAATCAACAAGGAGTATGTGACGCTTTTATGCAATCTGCATACAATATGGGTGTGTTTTCATCGattaagcaaaattttactttatatacatacatatattacggtccaagtgttcactcaaGTTCGTTCGTGAACATATAATACTagtttcatacacgaactattggtttgaggttaagtgctaacagtcaaaagctatcttcaaatagactcaacaggtgtcgcatgaaacttttagctgttaagagggctgaacaccagcaccttgtccatacaaacgtattacacttctcccttcctcaattatggcactagagaaattattttttaatattctatggATATCCTCCATTGGGATgccatctatcgttttatttttttgattagttattttttataggagctaggagacatctataaaatcgcctcttttttacacccacgaagagtccagcgtgcttatttaacggtcgattttaaaaaaaatacgcgcacagttgcatagaaaatatatttctcataccgatgatgaaatctttttaaaaactggtccagtttcggaggagaaaattggagaatacgaaacctcgattttgtcgatttaaaatacgtattatctggtcgaagcgcaactgtcgcattcactcgatatatatatcgaagaaaggaacggcaacaaaattaaggttttgggtgtacagccctcttaactaaaacttttaacctttaagatgtcaaaacgccagtatttaaaaaaggaaaaccacattacaacgtagCCAGAACTCCCGTTTCcgcttttatcaaaaatattgcaacccagggtaagcatacacatatatacagagGATGGGACAACCGATTGAGAATACTAAAAACATATGCCTAATTGTTTGTGCATgaatagttcgtttgtcaatttgttattttgtatacaCTATTACTGATCAGATCGGTTTGTGTATAAACAAATTAGTATGATATATACACTTGGACTgcaacatatatattttgaagatTCAGTTTTCAAACAGCTATTTACCTCCGAATAAAAGTCTGCTTATTTCTCGACTATTCTACTAATACTTCATACAttctttttcaaatgaaaaaaatataatttcatgttTCAGATACATTTAAGGGAAAACCTAAGGGCATTGATCAACTATGCAGCATTTTGAGAGAAAATATAGAGTCTAATCAAATGTGTTCgcaagaagaaaataaaatatggacaaACACAAAACCGAATGCAGAATCGGATGACATGTATAACTTTTGGAATTAttacttgaaaaaaataaacaacttgaacaaaaatatcaaaataaaccgGAAAAATTTGGACATGCTGTTGTACAATGAAGAgtattataaattgtttaaatttcgaAACACAAACGTGGTCAATAATATGGCAAATGGAgacaaaaaaatgaagaaaCTTAAGAATACAAATTATGTGTGCGAATTTTGTCCAACTACTTTGACGAGtcttaaaaaattattaaaacatcAAAAGATTCACAAACATGAAGATGGATA from Arctopsyche grandis isolate Sample6627 chromosome 9, ASM5162203v2, whole genome shotgun sequence carries:
- the eIF3e gene encoding eukaryotic translation initiation factor 3 subunit e yields the protein MKISNGRSSGRLGEKSVVDACREQVRCGACGLDRDPVVGGAAGAVAGAGAGADTMSVSKFDLTSRTGQYLDRHLVFPLLEFLAAKEIYDQHELLQAKLDILSKTNMIDYVIDIRKMLYPDDEVPEAIKNRRNLVLSQLQELQDAVEPVLKLMQHDDVMKTMETMRDSKMLINYLTTNKEFEFKIEMIDSMYRLAKYRYECGNYCESASYLYFCQLVMPPSDKNYLPVLWGKLASEILVQNWDGALEDLNKLREFIDNNQFSNNVQVLQQRTWLVHWSLFVYFNHIKGRDLIIDVFLHKPLYLNAIQTMCPHILRYLATAVIINRSRRNALKELVKVIQQESYTYRDPITEFIEHLYVNFDFDGARQKLHECQTVLLSDFFLIACIDEFVENARLMIFETFCRIHQCISIGMLAEKLNMDPEDAERWIVNLIRNARLDAKIDSKLGHVVMGTQPMSPYQQLIEKINSLSVRSEALTSLVERKHKAKTQDIRWGAQEF
- the LOC143916918 gene encoding uncharacterized protein LOC143916918, giving the protein MLSRLIINKIEEGEETVSMEILFQRNAKDQGVHTSKNGTEEIDNVIYRTPCKTGYLKPNKKDISKLLIDTTTDADALILNINQCITTMETIIVDDSSHIILTEMEDNQQGVCDAFMQSAYNMDTFKGKPKGIDQLCSILRENIESNQMCSQEENKIWTNTKPNAESDDMYNFWNYYLKKINNLNKNIKINRKNLDMLLYNEEYYKLFKFRNTNVVNNMANGDKKMKKLKNTNYVCEFCPTTLTSLKKLLKHQKIHKHEDGYKCIYCNITFDLFKKAFMHWSNECPGIQKVLIASQDFFTCKNCHYIGVNAHIMPNCNTQTDDVEVSKNESSKAIKQVFIALMCKNCGYVSTHDQNTILKNLSESPILCHICGKVNDKLIDCNHDEH
- the armi gene encoding putative RNA helicase armitage is translated as MALTFISELAGFVWFKLTYKEPLKTDDEILDEYISAHEKEKNCMSTIDPDSTLLKTNCIKCTGKITRLTDSSGIIDGRLKFSLENSNHLQLKVNDVVNYLIFQLNEDEPPKVSRILSVLETFWDSSENGNKEFLPHGSEQEYFDIVDRVLVGKVIKREGRNVTIEPNNVKFNLDHVVSNFLPMVGDWVEICGKVQQEKNVLFGNDIGEILEVTTLACLRSEIVEGKITKLEKDNGWGIVDNRILFNILSCNASYNLKIGDEVIVDAIESDQGKLSWRALSIVVKTSYRKNTRKITTPVVYNENKNGIIISTKLDFGDMKIGDENKIDVEISNTKDSTQFMYGIQHKSDKNSSQIEILHDCNSYIIIPPKGQIRIEFKCVARFLGVSKELIVFKCQGFDLTRQFNMKVIDPRWAKNAQTANSLKYESKLDIIIDNMRYKKKTNFIPGVRPCKPPPFIKVRTPIYSIPIKLWEAYLEYSGCSQQDAKHLIEFENKLSLPPFISINNYNLKFHTLLFIDEIQYTIRYKMYNSDNVFMTTVGEFFRLYIENLHEKRPCLLVGDSVRVKNPWNINMYDYEGFIHKIQSDCILIKFSADFHKKYNGEDVCIEFFFSRSAFQKCHFAIDLAATHLGPQILFPDKMIINQNQLEIEESNNETNESKGNEKKSDMVKVSSDLNANSALKMRKIIWFNKSLNEVQKNAVRNILCGITRPLPYVIFGPPGTGKTMTLIEVILQIVTLLPNSRLLIATPSNSAANSLCERLIKCGKFHPGFLIRLVSMSHIAGGGLPDHLKPFCATLNVSLENSNQSKFRTSDGIRFECSKSFIGRHRITIGTCVCLGSLVKMGFPAGHFTHILVDEAGQATEPEIMIPLAFINKNSGQIILAGDPMQLGPVVISDAAKKLGLNLSFLERLLACFPYKKDYIGHGRENGGYDPRLVTKLKYNYRSLPNIIQFSNKYFYDSGIVSTLHMNDKIKSQINNLASVFDMDESKYPGIFFHGVRGNTYRGYEDPSWFNPEEASMVMLYLCKLYKHKVASDDIGIVTPYTQQVKHIRALVNDMGIAVPKVGTVEEFQGQERKVIILSTVRSNEDCQQHDIEKLVGFIGHPKRMNVAFTRAQFLLIIIGNPHVLVLDSLWSNAIQYIISLNGYLGSDIPAEMLNY